Proteins encoded by one window of Seriola aureovittata isolate HTS-2021-v1 ecotype China chromosome 4, ASM2101889v1, whole genome shotgun sequence:
- the LOC130167935 gene encoding aldehyde dehydrogenase family 3 member A2-like, with protein sequence MSREQLVVQRARKSFQTGNTKPLEYRVHQLKSLLRFISERRKDIADAVKRDLGKSEHGTELFETLGLEGEIKLAIDKLAEWAAPRPVEKNLLTISDEVYVQPEPLGVVLIIGAWNYPWAVTLQPLVGAIAAGNAAVIKPSEVSSHSAKVMEELLPQYLDRDLYPVVTGGVSETQELLRQRFDHIFYTGSSSVGKLVMEAAARHLTPVTLELGGKSPCYIDSNCDITVACRRITWGKFVNCGQTCIAPDYILCEASIQSRVVDEIRKNIKEFYTDNPKTFEDYGRIVNQRHFQRVMALMEGSTVAVGGDSDESQCYIAPTVLKDVTRESKVMREEIFGPLLPIITVSGVDEAIQFINEREKPLVVYVFSNNNKLIKRVIAETSSGALLANDCLVHFTVSALPFGGVGNSGMGCYHGRHSFDQLSHLRSCLIKQLKMEGVNSMRYPPHTAKKLGWARFFLLKQFNVYRLRRMALLAMLAGLAAFVVQRFRL encoded by the exons ATGTCCCGGGAACAGCTCGTCGTGCAGCGGGCTAGGAAGTCCTTCCAGACGGGAAACACCAAGCCTCTGGAGTACCGGGTCCACCAGCTGAAGAGTCTGCTCCGCTTCATCTCAGAGAGGCGGAAGGACATTGCTGATGCTGTTAAGAGGGACCTGGGCAAG AGCGAACACGGGACGGAGCTGTTTGAGACTCTGGGCCTGGAGGGAGAAATCAAACTGGCCATCGACAAGCTGGCGGAGTGGGCGGCTCCTCGGCCGGTGGAGAAGAACCTCCTCACCATCTCAGACGAGGTCTACGTCCAGCCTGAGCCCCTGGGGGTGGTGCTGATCATCGGGGCCTGGAACTACCCCTGGGCGGTCACGCTCCAGCCGCTGGTGGGAGCCATCGCTGCAG GAAACGCAGCAGTAATAAAACCATCTGAAGTCAGCTCTCACTCTGCGAAGGTCATGGAGGAGCTGCTCCCTCAGTATCTGGACAGA GATCTGTACCCAGTGGTGACGGGCGGCGTGTCAGAGACGCAGGAGCTGCTGAGGCAGAGGTTCGACCACATCTTCTACACAGGAAGCAGCTCGGTGGGCAAACTAGTGATGGAGGCCGCAGCTCGCCACCTCACCCCCGTCACCCTGGAGCTGGGCGGGAAGAGTCCCTGCTACATCGACAgcaactgtgacatcactgtcgCATGTCG TCGCATCACGTGGGGAAAGTTTGTGAACTGTGGTCAGACGTGCATCGCTCCAGACTACATCCTGTGTGAAGCGTCCATCCAGAGCAGAGTGGTGGACGAGATCAGGAAGAACATCAAG GAGTTTTACACAGATAATCCAAAGACGTTTGAGGACTACGGACGCATTGTCAACCAGAGACACTTCCAGAGGGTCATGGCTCTGATGGAGGGCAGCACGGTCGCTGTGGGCGGAGACAGTGATGAATCCCAGTGTTACATCG CTCCGACCGTCCTGAAGGACGTGACGAGGGAATCTAAAGTGATGAGGGAGGAGATCTTCGGGCCGCTGCTGCCCATCATCACGGTGAGCGGCGTGGACGAGGCCATCCAGTTCATCAACGAGAGAGAGAAGCCGCTGGTCGTCTACGTCTTCTCCAATAACAACAAG CTGATCAAACGGGTGATCGCTGAGACGTCCAGCGGCGCTCTGCTGGCCAACGACTGTCTGGTCCACTTCACCGTCAGCGCTCTGCCCTTCGGAGGAGTCG GTAACAGCGGGATGGGCTGCTACCACGGCCGCCACAGCTTCGACCAGCTCAGCCACCTGCGCAGCTGTCTGATCAAGCAGCTGAAGATGGAGGGTGTGAACAGCATGCGGTACCCCCCCCACACCGCCAAGAAACTGGGCTGGGCTCGATTCTTTCTGCTCAAGCAGTTCAACGTGTACAGGCTGCGGCGCATGGCGCTGCTCGCCATGTTGGCCGGGCTGGCGGCGTTTGTGGTTCAG AGGTTCCGGCTGTGA